A stretch of Mesorhizobium sp. L-2-11 DNA encodes these proteins:
- the repC gene encoding plasmid replication protein RepC: protein METGIATTPFGRRPMSLAMLAAQNDSREIPKGRVVDKWQIYRNLCEGKSIVGIGDRALAVLNALLSFYPDSELSEENDLIVFPSNAQLSLRAHGMPEPTVRRHLAALVDCGVIIRRDSPNGKRYARKGRGGEIEEAFGFSLAPLLARAYEFEAAAECVRAGNRALRLMRERITLHRRDIHKLIEAAVDEDVPGDWGGLWKRFRGVVEAIPRRACIAELEPIVAELAALHDEVDKLLEIHMKSTNPSGNDSQNERQQSESNTDSIFEFEPALEKSGATAEPRTRTAEAPKTYPLGMVLKACPEIADYAVDGIGNWRDLMITAAQVRGYLGVSPSAYEEACHVMGQEIAAIVIACILQRAQHINSAGGYLRVLTDKATAGQFSVGPMLMAALKANGATARMTG, encoded by the coding sequence ATGGAGACGGGTATTGCAACGACGCCCTTTGGGCGGCGGCCGATGTCGCTTGCCATGCTGGCAGCGCAAAACGATTCACGTGAAATACCCAAGGGCAGGGTGGTCGACAAATGGCAGATCTACCGCAATCTCTGCGAAGGCAAGAGCATCGTCGGCATTGGCGATCGTGCGCTGGCCGTCCTGAATGCGTTGCTATCATTCTATCCTGACAGCGAATTGAGTGAGGAAAACGACCTCATCGTCTTTCCCTCGAACGCACAGCTGTCGCTTAGGGCGCACGGAATGCCAGAGCCCACAGTCAGACGACACCTGGCGGCTCTTGTTGACTGCGGGGTGATCATCCGTCGCGATAGCCCGAACGGCAAGCGTTACGCCCGCAAGGGCCGGGGAGGGGAGATCGAGGAAGCATTTGGCTTCTCCCTGGCTCCGCTCTTGGCCCGTGCTTACGAGTTCGAGGCGGCGGCCGAATGTGTTCGTGCCGGCAACCGGGCTCTCAGGCTTATGCGCGAGCGGATCACCTTGCACCGCCGTGACATCCACAAGCTGATCGAAGCGGCCGTTGACGAAGATGTCCCGGGCGACTGGGGAGGCCTGTGGAAGCGTTTCCGCGGCGTTGTAGAGGCAATTCCGCGCCGAGCTTGCATTGCCGAGCTCGAACCGATCGTAGCTGAGCTTGCCGCATTGCATGACGAAGTGGATAAGCTGCTGGAAATTCATATGAAATCCACGAATCCGAGCGGCAATGACTCTCAAAACGAGCGGCAGCAATCTGAGTCAAATACCGACTCTATTTTTGAATTTGAACCTGCTTTAGAGAAAAGCGGGGCGACGGCCGAGCCCAGGACGAGGACCGCGGAGGCGCCGAAAACATACCCGCTTGGGATGGTGCTGAAGGCCTGCCCCGAAATTGCGGATTATGCCGTCGACGGGATCGGCAATTGGCGCGATCTCATGATAACGGCCGCCCAGGTGCGGGGATATCTGGGCGTTTCGCCGTCAGCGTATGAGGAGGCTTGCCATGTGATGGGCCAGGAGATCGCGGCGATCGTGATTGCCTGCATCCTGCAAAGGGCGCAGCACATCAACTCGGCCGGCGGCTATTTGCGGGTACTGACCGACAAGGCGACGGCGGGGCAGTTCTCTGTCGGGCCGATGCTGATGGCGGCGCTCAAGGCGAACGGCGCGACGGCGAGGATGACGGGATGA
- the repB gene encoding plasmid partitioning protein RepB translates to MSRKNLLTSFTDRKLTAVNSDPASDLSPAMERNRSRGAFGAITRSIDELAEKAQAAKDIESRLLEGATVIELDPDTIDISFVSDRIGDDKEAFDDLVEAIRQRGQDSPILVRPHPGLVGRYMTVFGHRRARAAKALGRPVKAVVKELDDKDHVIAQGQENSARADLSFIEKAVFAGNLERNGYDREVIMAALSVDKTVVSKMISITKDIPAEIINVIGAAKNSGRDRWYDLAKKVREGGDTVKELMASPNFKAAPSDDRLEMLARHLAGKPSGKLPATDRRGPIKSWAPTDRSVSVTLKKSAKKAIVTLEAPDGLRFAEFITGQLDDLFEAFRKSTKEATGD, encoded by the coding sequence ATGTCCAGGAAGAACCTGCTGACCTCATTCACGGATCGGAAGTTGACCGCAGTCAACTCAGATCCGGCGAGTGATCTCTCGCCAGCAATGGAGCGAAACCGCAGCCGCGGTGCTTTCGGAGCCATTACGAGGTCTATCGACGAGCTAGCCGAGAAGGCGCAGGCGGCAAAAGACATTGAATCTCGACTCCTTGAAGGCGCTACGGTCATTGAACTGGATCCCGACACGATCGACATCTCGTTCGTCTCAGATCGCATAGGTGATGATAAGGAGGCCTTTGACGATCTGGTGGAAGCCATCCGGCAGAGGGGGCAGGATAGTCCAATCCTAGTGCGTCCACATCCCGGCTTAGTCGGCCGTTACATGACTGTATTTGGCCACCGGCGGGCACGGGCTGCTAAGGCGCTCGGGAGACCGGTGAAGGCGGTCGTGAAGGAACTGGACGATAAGGACCATGTCATCGCCCAAGGGCAGGAAAACAGCGCCCGGGCCGATCTCTCGTTCATTGAGAAGGCCGTCTTTGCTGGCAACCTGGAACGCAACGGTTACGACCGCGAAGTCATTATGGCAGCGTTGTCAGTCGACAAGACCGTCGTCTCGAAGATGATTTCTATCACCAAGGACATCCCGGCGGAAATCATCAACGTTATCGGCGCCGCGAAAAATAGCGGCCGAGACCGTTGGTACGATCTTGCCAAGAAAGTCAGGGAGGGGGGGGATACCGTCAAGGAATTGATGGCGTCCCCCAATTTCAAAGCAGCTCCAAGCGATGACCGATTGGAAATGCTGGCCCGACATCTGGCGGGAAAACCCTCGGGCAAGCTTCCGGCAACCGATCGGAGAGGGCCGATCAAATCCTGGGCGCCTACGGATAGATCAGTTAGCGTTACACTAAAGAAGTCCGCGAAAAAGGCCATCGTCACCCTTGAGGCTCCGGATGGGCTGCGTTTCGCTGAGTTCATCACCGGACAACTGGACGACCTGTTTGAGGCGTTTCGGAAGTCCACCAAGGAAGCAACGGGAGACTGA
- the repA gene encoding plasmid partitioning protein RepA, protein MNVIIREEIAEVDLLITQQANDLSAMLHEHRLEMFPPNAQKTLRPFQLSEAAQYLNVTSGYLKNLSLEGKGPQPMVTPSGRRSYTALQLLEMRQYLDRNSRAAAKYVPHRRSTEHLQIIAVVNFKGGSAKTTTAAHLAQHLALTGHRVLAIDLDPQASLSALHGFQPEIDHNESLYEALRYDDEKKPLSALVQKTNFPNLDIVPANLELQEFEYDTPLALAQKDGSMGRIFFGRLDEALGDVADHYDVVVIDCPPQLGYLTLTALSSSTGILITVHPQMLDVMSMCQFLLMMGEVMGTLKRAGANMRLDWLRYLVTRYEPTDGPQSQMVAFMRSLFKQHVLVNEMLKSTAISDAGITKQTLYEVERSQFTRSTYDRAIESVHRVNSEITELIHKAWGR, encoded by the coding sequence ATGAATGTGATAATCCGAGAAGAGATTGCAGAGGTCGATCTGCTAATCACCCAACAGGCCAATGACCTCTCTGCAATGCTTCACGAACATCGGCTCGAAATGTTCCCGCCGAATGCACAAAAGACGTTGCGGCCGTTCCAGTTGTCGGAGGCTGCGCAGTATCTCAATGTAACGAGCGGTTATCTCAAGAATTTGTCTCTCGAAGGCAAGGGGCCGCAGCCGATGGTAACGCCGTCCGGCCGCCGTTCCTACACGGCCCTGCAGCTACTGGAGATGCGCCAGTATTTGGATCGAAACAGTCGGGCGGCAGCGAAGTATGTTCCGCACCGTCGAAGCACGGAACACCTGCAGATAATTGCGGTCGTCAATTTTAAGGGCGGCTCCGCAAAAACGACGACGGCAGCCCACCTGGCGCAGCATTTGGCACTGACCGGGCACCGAGTTCTAGCCATCGACCTTGATCCGCAGGCCTCGCTTTCCGCCCTGCACGGCTTCCAGCCGGAGATCGACCACAACGAATCCCTCTACGAAGCTCTGCGCTATGACGACGAGAAGAAGCCGCTGTCGGCGCTCGTGCAGAAGACCAATTTCCCGAATCTCGATATCGTGCCCGCGAATCTCGAGCTGCAGGAATTCGAATACGATACTCCCCTGGCTCTCGCTCAAAAGGACGGCTCCATGGGCCGCATCTTTTTTGGACGTCTCGACGAGGCGTTGGGGGATGTTGCAGACCACTACGATGTAGTCGTTATCGATTGCCCACCTCAGCTCGGTTATTTGACGCTGACGGCGCTCTCTTCATCTACCGGCATCCTGATCACCGTGCATCCACAGATGCTCGATGTGATGTCGATGTGCCAGTTCTTGCTGATGATGGGCGAGGTCATGGGCACCCTGAAGAGGGCGGGAGCGAACATGCGGCTCGACTGGCTTCGTTACCTTGTTACCCGCTACGAGCCAACTGACGGCCCCCAGAGCCAGATGGTCGCCTTCATGCGATCGCTGTTCAAGCAGCATGTGCTCGTCAACGAGATGCTGAAAAGTACCGCGATCTCGGATGCAGGGATAACCAAGCAGACGCTCTACGAGGTTGAACGCTCCCAGTTTACCCGATCAACGTATGACCGCGCGATAGAATCGGTGCATCGCGTCAACTCCGAGATAACGGAGTTGATTCACAAGGCATGGGGGCGCTGA
- a CDS encoding nucleotidyl transferase AbiEii/AbiGii toxin family protein, giving the protein MTIDIFFDDPQLLGFIDPSRSHLHFETMPSDYLGDGLRFQKFAFEGIGEIDFIVAGALTTTPFETRVVEGRTVRLEAIPEIIAKKVYYRGSEANPRDIFDIAAAARSQLGEVVNALRALPEHVARTRTRLEKLNPEFVSRAIAQLMIMPDYEASAADSLIAAIAVLDEVLSSPQRT; this is encoded by the coding sequence ATGACAATTGATATTTTCTTCGATGACCCTCAATTGCTTGGTTTCATCGACCCCTCCAGAAGCCACCTGCACTTTGAAACGATGCCATCTGATTATCTGGGGGACGGGCTTCGGTTTCAGAAGTTCGCTTTCGAAGGCATAGGAGAAATCGACTTCATCGTTGCCGGAGCGCTGACGACGACGCCGTTCGAGACCCGTGTGGTGGAAGGCAGGACGGTGCGTCTTGAAGCCATTCCGGAAATTATCGCCAAGAAGGTCTATTACCGCGGATCGGAAGCCAACCCGCGCGACATCTTCGACATCGCCGCTGCGGCCCGGTCGCAATTGGGCGAGGTCGTCAACGCCCTACGCGCGCTCCCTGAACATGTCGCTCGCACCAGAACCCGGTTGGAGAAGCTCAACCCAGAATTCGTCAGCCGCGCTATTGCGCAACTGATGATCATGCCTGACTACGAGGCGTCGGCCGCCGATAGTCTGATCGCAGCGATCGCCGTACTCGACGAGGTGTTGTCATCACCTCAAAGAACCTGA
- a CDS encoding type II toxin-antitoxin system RelE/ParE family toxin — MPDRIFKTAWFAKAARKARLSDAALTRAAREAAQGKADDLGGGVFKKRLGDNRFRSILLARSGEFWVYVYLFAKQDRANIDDDELRAFRELAALYRRKSTADLAAELNAGALMEIGDGD; from the coding sequence ATGCCCGATCGCATATTCAAGACAGCATGGTTCGCCAAGGCGGCGCGCAAGGCACGGCTTTCGGATGCAGCGCTTACGCGGGCAGCCAGGGAGGCCGCGCAGGGCAAGGCGGACGATCTCGGCGGAGGCGTTTTCAAGAAACGGCTCGGTGACAATCGCTTTCGATCGATCCTGCTTGCCAGGAGCGGCGAGTTTTGGGTTTACGTCTATCTGTTCGCCAAACAGGACAGGGCGAACATCGATGATGACGAATTGCGTGCGTTTCGCGAGCTTGCGGCGCTCTACCGGCGCAAATCCACCGCGGATCTGGCCGCGGAATTGAATGCTGGAGCTTTGATGGAGATTGGCGATGGCGATTAG